The Christiangramia salexigens genome includes the window CCAACATTTGTGAAGCCTATTCTTGCTGTTGTTGAGGTGTTGGGTGTATTTATTAAACCAATCGCTCTTATGATTCGTTTGTTTGCTAACATTACAGCGGGTCACATCATTATTCTTAGTTTACTTGGATTGATATTCATTCTTGAAAGTGCTGGGGTTGCCGGAATTTCGGTTCCATTCGCACTTTTTATAACAATATTGGAATTGCTGGTAGCATTCCTTCAAGCGTTTATTTTTACAATGCTGTCTGCCCTGTTTATCGGGATGGCAGTTGCGGAACATGAACATCATTAATTTTAATTTTTAATTTATCTGTTATGGAATTATTGTATGTAGGTCTTGCAGCTCTTGGAGCTGGTTTAGCAGTTGTTGGAGCCGCAATTGGTGTGGGTAAAATTGGTGGTTCTGCTATGGACGCCATTGCTCGTCAACCAGAAGCTTCAGGAAAGATTCAGACCGCAATGATTATTGCTGCTGCACTTGTAGAAGGTGTTGCCCTTTTTGGGGTGGTTGCTGCTCTACTTGGTGTACTTAGATAATCAAGAAAAAAAATGCTCTTCGCAACGGTTGGTTGCGAAGAGTTTTTAAAGTGATGTTTAAACGATTTTTATTATAAAACTATGGATTTAATAACTCCCGATTTTGGCTTGTTCTTTTGGCAAACCATCGTGTTTCTAGTATTGCTTCTTCTTATGGCTAAATTCGCCTGGAAGCCAATTCTTAATTCAGTAAGAAACCGTGAGGAATCTATTAATGATGCTTTGGCATCTGCAGAGAAGGCTCGTAAAGAAATGCAAAACCTTCAAGCTGATAATGAGCAACTTCTTAAAGAAGCTCGTGCTGAAAGAGATGCGATTCTTAAAGAAGCCCGTGAGTTAAAAGAAAAGACCATTGCTTCTGCTACTGAAGAAGCGAAGGCAAAGGCAGATAGAGTAGTAGCTGATGCTAAGAAAAGCATCGAGTTGGAAAAACAATCTGCTATGGCTGAATTAAAAAATCAGGTTGCAGAACTATCTGTAGAGATTGCAGAAAAAGTAGTTCGCAAGGAATTATCAAGTAAAGAAGAGCAACACCAAATGATCGAGAAGATGTTAGGTGACGCTAAGCTAAACTAAGTTATGAGAGGAACCAGAGCAGCACAAAGATATGCAAAGGCCATCCTTTCGCTTGCAAAGGATAAAAATGCGGCTGATGCTGTGCACCAGGACATGCAGTCTATCGCCAACACCGTGCTAAAAAGCAAGGAGCTGGAAGATATGCTTACGAGTCCGGTAATCAGAAACAGTCTTAAGAAAAGTACTTTGCTTGAGATTTTCAAGGACCTTAATGGTGTAACCATAGGAGCCTTGGATATACTTCTTGAAAATGGAAGAATTTCTATTCTTCATTTGGTAGCAAGACAGTATATCATTAAATATAATGAGCTAAACAAGGTACAGGAAGCTGTTGTAACAACTGCAGTACCTTTGGATGCAAAACTTGAATCGGTGATTTTGGAGAAAGTCAAAGAGCTTACAGGTTTTGCAGCGAGTCTTAAAAATGTGATCGATGAGAATATCATTGGTGGCTTTATTTTAAGGATAGGGGATTTGCAATATGATGCTAGTGTATCACGCAACCTAACCAGACTTAAAAGAGAATTAAAAGACAACACATACGTTTCAAAAGTTTAATAAAAACCGTCACATCTTAATGTGGCATTTTATCTTAAATAATTATGGCAGAAGTAAATCCTGCTGAAGTATCAGCAATATTAAAGCAACAATTATCAGGTTTTGAATCCAAGGCCTCTCTAGATGAAGTGGGTACCGTTCTAACCGTAGGTGACGGTATTGCTAACGTTTACGGACTATCCAATGCTCAATACGGGGAATTGGTTCAGTTTGAAAGCGGACTGGAAGGAATTGTATTGAACCTTGAGGAAGACAATGTTGGGGTAGTACTTTTAGGACCTACAAAAGAGATCAAAGAAGGATCTGTAGTTAAAAGAACCCGACGTATTGCATCTATCAATGTAGGTGAAGGAATTGTTGGCCGTGTGGTTGATACTCTTGGAGCTCCAATTGATGGAAAGGGACCAATTGAAGGTGAGACTTTCGAAATGCCTCTAGAGCGTAAAGCTCCCGGAGTTATTTATCGTCAGCCTGTAAATGAGCCGTTACAAACAGGTATCAAATCTATTGATGCTATGGTACCGGTAGGAAGAGGACAGCGTGAGTTGGTAATTGGTGACCGTCAAACAGGTAAGACTACTGTTTGTATCGATACCATCCTTAATCAGAAAGAATTTTATGATGCCGGTGAACCGGTATATTGTATATATGTTGCAATTGGGCAGAAAGCCTCTACTGTTGCAGGTATCGCCAAGGTACTTGAAGATAAGGGAGCTTTAGCTTATACTACGATTGTTGCTGCAAATGCATCAGACCCTGCTCCAATGCAGGTATATGCTCCTTTTGCAGGTGCTGCGATCGGGGAATACTTTAGAGATACAGGTCGTCCTGCATTGATCGTTTATGATGATCTTTCTAAACAGGCTGTAGCGTATCGTGAGGTTTCTCTTTTACTTCGTCGTCCACCGGGACGTGAAGCATATCCTGGGGATGTATTCTTCCTTCACTCAAGACTTCTTGAGCGTGCGGCGAAGGTGATCTCTGATAATACGATCGCTAAGCAAATGAACGATCTACCCGAATCTCTTAAAGATAAAGTAAAAGGTGGTGGTTCACTTACTGCTTTACCAATTATTGAGACTCAGGCGGGTGACGTTTCGGCTTATATTCCAACTAACGTAATTTCGATTACAGATGGTCAGATCTTCTTAACTTCAGACTTGTTTAACTCGGGTGTTCGTCCTGCGATCGACGTAGGTATCTCGGTTTCTCGAGTTGGAGGTTCTGCACAGATCAAATCCATGAAAAAAGTAGCCGGTACTCTTAAACTTGACCAGGCTCAGTATCGTGAACTGGAAGCATTTGCTAAGTTCGGTTCAGATCTTGATGCTGCTACTATGAACGTAATCTCAAAAGGTAAGCGTAATGTGGAGATCCTTAAGCAGGGACAAAACGATCCTTACCCGGTAGAGAACCAGATCGCAATTATCTATGCAGGATCTAAGAACCTGTTAAGAGATGTGCCTGTAGAGAAAGTAAGGGAGTTTGAAAGAGCATACCTTGAATATCTTGATGCTAAGCACAGAGATGTTCTTGACACTCTTAAAGCAGGAAAACTAACAGATGAAGTAATTGATACATTAACATCTGTAGCCAAAGAACTTTCAGGGAAATACAAGAACTAAATTTAAAATTCAGAATTTAATTTTTGAATTTATAATTATAACAAATGGCAAACTTAAAAGAATTACGTAGTAGGATTACCTCGGTTTCCTCAACAATGCAGATCACCAGTGCCATGAAAATGGTATCTGCTGCGAAATTGAGTAGAGCCCAGGATGCGATCACCTCCATGAGACCGTATGCTGAGAAGTTAACCCAATTACTGCAGGATTTAAGTGCTACACTGGACGATGATTCTGGAAGCAAATTTGCTGAAGAGCGTGAGGTGAAAAGAGTTCTTATTGTTGCTATCTCTTCTAACAAGGGATTGGCCGGAGCTTTTAACACCAACATCATCAAGAAGGTGAAGAGTAAAATTCAGGAGGAGTATCAGGATAAAGATGTAGAAGTTCTTACGCTTGGAAAAAAAGCGAACGATATTCTTAAAAAGTCTTTCCATATCTATCGTAACAACAATGCGATATTTGATGATCTTACTTTTGAAAATGTTTCTGAGATTGCCGAAGATCTAATGGAAAAATTTGTTGAAGGCAAATTTGACAAGATCGAGATCGTGTATAATCAGTTTAAAAATGCAGCCACACAATATGTGATGGACGAGCAATTGCTTCCAATTCAAAAATTTGAAGCAGAAAGTAACAAGCAACTGGATTATATATTTGAACCTTCTAAACTAGAGATCGTAAAGGACCTTATTCCTAAATCTCTTAAAATGCAATTGTTCAAAGCCCTTAGAGATTCCTTTGCTTCTGAGCATGGTGCGCGTATGACTGCGATGCATAAGGCAACAGATAACGCTAAAGAACTTAGGGATGATCTTAAGCTTTCTTATAACAAGGCAAGACAGGCTTCTATTACTAACGAGATCCTTGAGATCGTTGGTGGTGCTGAAGCATTGAATGGATAATGTTATCAAAATGATAAAACAAAAAAGCCCTCAATTTTGAGGGCTTTTTTATTTGGTATAGCTTTTGTTTTTAAATAACAGACACTAAAAACCTCTACTCATGAAAAGATTATTTCCTTTTATCGCAATCATTATAACACTGGGTCTTTTTACTTCTTGTGGGAGTAACAAAGAGCTTCAGGAGCGCGCACCCGCACAATTCGGTGAAGTTTATTACACTCAAAAATCCGATGGACTTAGTCTAACAATTCCGGTTAATGTGATTCAGGATCAGAGAATATCTCTGGACGCAGTTTACTTTAAAGGGATGAAATCTCTATTGGTGCAGGATGAGGAAAGAAAGAATCTGTATGTGGCGAATTTCAACACCGGTAGTGACGATATGGTGATGAGTAGCGATCCAATGGAGGAATATGGTAATAAAGCGCCACAGAAGCCAGAAAAAAGTCCTGTGGAGGTCGGAGATGATGAAGCTATACTGGTCTTTACTCAAAATAACACCACTAAATATTATAAACTGAAAGGAATTATAGAAAAGGAATAGGGCATAGGCTTTAATTTTTGCGATTTATTCAGATATTTGTGCTAAACCAACCCGCTCCTGTTGAGTACTTTAAAAAGATTTTTTCAAGACACTCTTATATATGGTTTTGCGACGGTATTTCCACGTCTAATGAATTTCGTGTTAGTACCCCTGCATACCGAGATACTGCCAAGGGAAGAATATTCTGTGAATACGGTTTTTTATGTATGGGCAGCATTTTTCAACGTAATGCTAACCTATGGAATGGAAACCTCATTTTTCAGATTCTTCAGTCAGAGTAGGGATAAAGGAAAGGTGTTTTCAACGGCTTTTATAGCGCTAACTGCGACCACTCTATTATTCGCAGCAGGCGTATTTGTGTTTCGGGACAGTCTTATGCAGCTTTTGGATCTGGATCCGTTCTATTTTAAGTTGTTGTTTAGTGTACTTGTACTCGATACACTTGTAGTTGTGCCTTTTGCTTATTTAAGAGCAACCGGAAGACCTTTGAAATTTGCAGGTATTAAGATCATCAATATTCTTATTTATGTCCTGCTCAACTTTTATTTTCTCTGGTTTGTGCGGGCATACCCGGAATACTCTCCGGTATACGTTCAGGAAAATTATTCTGCTCAAGACCTCGTTGGTTATATCTTTATGGCCAATGTGGCTGCCAGCGCAATTACCTTTGTGTTGTTGCTTCCTTATTTCTTTAAGACCAGAGTCAATTTTGATCCTGTGATCTTCAGAAAAATGTGGAATTATGGCTGGCCAATTATGGTGGCAGGTATAGCTTTCGTGATCAATGAAAATCTTGATAAACTACTAATTAAGGATATGATATCCGATGAAATCATGGGTGCATATTCCGGTTGTTATAAATTGGCAGTTTTCATGACCATTTTTGTTCAGGCCTTTAAAATGGGTGCGGAACCTTTCTTTTTTAATCATGCCGAAAAAGACAATGCGAGACAAACCTATGCTGTGATCCTTAAGTATTTTGTGATCGCAGGGAGTTTGATCTTTCTCGTTCTGGTGAGCTTTATAGACTTTTTTAAATCGCTAGTCATTCGGGATTCAGATTACTGGGTCGCGATAGGTATAGTACCGGTTATTCTAATGGCTAATTTATTCTTAGGGATCTACCATAACCTTTCTGTATGGTATAAATTAACCGATAGAACCAGAACCGGAATGTATATCTCTATCTTTGGCGCAGGAATTACGATTATTCTTAATCTTACATTAATTCCGGTAATTGGATATATGGCGGCTGCCTGGGCAACTCTAATCGCGTATGGAAGTATGATGCTTGTATCGTATTTTCTCGGGAGAAAGTACTATCCCGTGCCGTATAACGTTAAAAAAATAAGTTTTTACCTGTTGCTGTCTATTGGACTTTCTATACTTTCCTATATGTGTTTCAGGGAAAATATTTTGGCGGGTGTGGCTATAATTGGCGCATTTGTGCTTGTGGTATTTTCAATGGAACGAGAGCAACTTTATAAAATAGTAAATCAATGATTGTAAAGGTTATTAACAGATCTAAACATGCACTTCCAAATTACGAGACCGAGGCGTCTGCAGGGATGGATCTTCGTGCAAATATTGAGGAATCTGTCGTTTTAAAACCTCTGGAGCGAACTATCGTAAAAACGGGGCTTTTCATAGAATTGCCTGTGGGTTATGAAGCGCAGGTAAGACCTCGTAGCGGCCTGGCTGCTAAAAAAGGTATTACCGTACTAAATTCCCCGGGAACTATAGATGCAGATTATCGTGGAGAGATAGGCGTAATCCTGGTGAATCTATCCAATGAAGAGTTCATCGTGGAGGACGGTGAGCGTGTGGCTCAGCTTGTAATAGCAAAGCATGAACAGATCAATTGGGAGGAAACTGAAGTGCTTCA containing:
- the atpH gene encoding ATP synthase F1 subunit delta, translating into MRGTRAAQRYAKAILSLAKDKNAADAVHQDMQSIANTVLKSKELEDMLTSPVIRNSLKKSTLLEIFKDLNGVTIGALDILLENGRISILHLVARQYIIKYNELNKVQEAVVTTAVPLDAKLESVILEKVKELTGFAASLKNVIDENIIGGFILRIGDLQYDASVSRNLTRLKRELKDNTYVSKV
- a CDS encoding lipopolysaccharide biosynthesis protein, with protein sequence MSTLKRFFQDTLIYGFATVFPRLMNFVLVPLHTEILPREEYSVNTVFYVWAAFFNVMLTYGMETSFFRFFSQSRDKGKVFSTAFIALTATTLLFAAGVFVFRDSLMQLLDLDPFYFKLLFSVLVLDTLVVVPFAYLRATGRPLKFAGIKIINILIYVLLNFYFLWFVRAYPEYSPVYVQENYSAQDLVGYIFMANVAASAITFVLLLPYFFKTRVNFDPVIFRKMWNYGWPIMVAGIAFVINENLDKLLIKDMISDEIMGAYSGCYKLAVFMTIFVQAFKMGAEPFFFNHAEKDNARQTYAVILKYFVIAGSLIFLVLVSFIDFFKSLVIRDSDYWVAIGIVPVILMANLFLGIYHNLSVWYKLTDRTRTGMYISIFGAGITIILNLTLIPVIGYMAAAWATLIAYGSMMLVSYFLGRKYYPVPYNVKKISFYLLLSIGLSILSYMCFRENILAGVAIIGAFVLVVFSMEREQLYKIVNQ
- the atpE gene encoding ATP synthase F0 subunit C, whose protein sequence is MELLYVGLAALGAGLAVVGAAIGVGKIGGSAMDAIARQPEASGKIQTAMIIAAALVEGVALFGVVAALLGVLR
- the dut gene encoding dUTP diphosphatase; the protein is MIVKVINRSKHALPNYETEASAGMDLRANIEESVVLKPLERTIVKTGLFIELPVGYEAQVRPRSGLAAKKGITVLNSPGTIDADYRGEIGVILVNLSNEEFIVEDGERVAQLVIAKHEQINWEETEVLQESQRGAGGFGSTGKK
- the atpA gene encoding F0F1 ATP synthase subunit alpha; translated protein: MAEVNPAEVSAILKQQLSGFESKASLDEVGTVLTVGDGIANVYGLSNAQYGELVQFESGLEGIVLNLEEDNVGVVLLGPTKEIKEGSVVKRTRRIASINVGEGIVGRVVDTLGAPIDGKGPIEGETFEMPLERKAPGVIYRQPVNEPLQTGIKSIDAMVPVGRGQRELVIGDRQTGKTTVCIDTILNQKEFYDAGEPVYCIYVAIGQKASTVAGIAKVLEDKGALAYTTIVAANASDPAPMQVYAPFAGAAIGEYFRDTGRPALIVYDDLSKQAVAYREVSLLLRRPPGREAYPGDVFFLHSRLLERAAKVISDNTIAKQMNDLPESLKDKVKGGGSLTALPIIETQAGDVSAYIPTNVISITDGQIFLTSDLFNSGVRPAIDVGISVSRVGGSAQIKSMKKVAGTLKLDQAQYRELEAFAKFGSDLDAATMNVISKGKRNVEILKQGQNDPYPVENQIAIIYAGSKNLLRDVPVEKVREFERAYLEYLDAKHRDVLDTLKAGKLTDEVIDTLTSVAKELSGKYKN
- a CDS encoding F0F1 ATP synthase subunit B, whose translation is MDLITPDFGLFFWQTIVFLVLLLLMAKFAWKPILNSVRNREESINDALASAEKARKEMQNLQADNEQLLKEARAERDAILKEARELKEKTIASATEEAKAKADRVVADAKKSIELEKQSAMAELKNQVAELSVEIAEKVVRKELSSKEEQHQMIEKMLGDAKLN
- the atpG gene encoding ATP synthase F1 subunit gamma, whose amino-acid sequence is MANLKELRSRITSVSSTMQITSAMKMVSAAKLSRAQDAITSMRPYAEKLTQLLQDLSATLDDDSGSKFAEEREVKRVLIVAISSNKGLAGAFNTNIIKKVKSKIQEEYQDKDVEVLTLGKKANDILKKSFHIYRNNNAIFDDLTFENVSEIAEDLMEKFVEGKFDKIEIVYNQFKNAATQYVMDEQLLPIQKFEAESNKQLDYIFEPSKLEIVKDLIPKSLKMQLFKALRDSFASEHGARMTAMHKATDNAKELRDDLKLSYNKARQASITNEILEIVGGAEALNG